Proteins encoded by one window of Rutidosis leptorrhynchoides isolate AG116_Rl617_1_P2 chromosome 7, CSIRO_AGI_Rlap_v1, whole genome shotgun sequence:
- the LOC139860001 gene encoding isoleucine N-monooxygenase 1-like, which yields MSTNLKMISLEAIISITIILTFLTRLYKRKHSSKLRPPLPPGPTPLPFFGCSIQMFLNQPIFKWIHKLMDQFNTHILCIRLGPSTNVIVVSSPNIACEFLKKQDTNFASRPEMLSACLTSDGYRATIMSPYGDQWRKMRRILNQSILSSPIHKWLQSKRDEEANHLLRYIYNQIRSKDSTLTNRDGLINIRMVSQHYCGNIIRNMIFGTRFFGKGLEDGGPGKEENEHVESIMTILKYLYGFSISDYFPWLRGKIDLDGHEKIIRAAVRDVRKFQDHLVDERIQMWNNGVRNVENDLLDVLVKHDNPKLTTEEIKAQIIDLMLATIDNPSNAVEWVMAEMLNKPEILKRAVEELDNVVGGERLVEERDIPQLNYIKACVKESFRLHPFVPFNPPHVAITDTTISGYFIPKGSHVLLSRLGLGRNQDVWTNPMEFDPERHLTGDYGNQVVNLSDNSLRILSFSTGKRGCPGVVLGSTITIMLLARLLQGFTWAVPNNSSGMIELVESHDDLSLKVPLVAIAKPRLFTDMYTV from the exons TCACATTCTTAACACGTCTTTATAAAAGGAAACATTCAAGTAAGCTACGCCCTCCATTACCACCTGGTCCAACTCCTTTACCATTTTTCGGTTGCAGCATTCAAATGTTCCTAAACCAGCCAATTTTCAAGTGGATCCATAAGCTCATGGACCAGTTCAATACCCACATCCTTTGTATCAGACTAGGACCATCAACTAATGTGATTGTAGTCTCCTCCCCAAATATTGCATGCGAGTTCCTTAAAAAGCAAGACACAAACTTTGCTTCAAGACCTGAAATGTTGTCGGCTTGTTTGACAAGTGATGGGTATCGCGCAACGATTATGTCCCCTTATGGGGATCAATGGAGGAAGATGAGAAGAATTCTTAATCAAAGTATCCTCTCGTCACCAATACACAAATGGCTACAATCCAAACGAGATGAAGAAGCAAATCACTTGCTTAG GTACATATACAATCAAATACGGTCGAAAGATAGTACCTTAACTAATCGAGATGGATTAATAAATATTCGAATGGTGAGTCAACATTATTGTGGAAACATAATCAGGAATATGATTTTTGGAACAAGATTCTTTGGTAAAGGATTAGAAGATGGAGGGCCGGGTAAGGAGGAAAATGAACATGTCGAATCTATTATGACCATCCTTAAATATCTTTATGGATTCAGCATCTCTGATTACTTTCCATGGTTGAGAGGAAAGATCGATTTAGATGGGCACGAAAAGATTATAAGGGCTGCCGTTCGTGATGTTCGAAAGTTTCAAGATCATTTGGTTGATGAACGCATCCAAATGTGGAACAATGGTGTTCGAAATGTAGAAAATGATTTGCTTGATGTTCTTGTGAAACATGATAATCCTAAGCTTACTACCGAAGAGATCAAAGCCCAGATTATA GATCTAATGCTTGCAACGATTGATAATCCCTCTAATGCGGTAGAATGGGTGATGGCAGAGATGCTCAATAAACCCGAGATACTAAAAAGAGCCGTCGAAGAGCTGGACAACGTGGTAGGCGGTGAGCGACTGGTTGAAGAGCGGGACATACCCCAACTAAACTACATAAAAGCGTGTGTCAAAGAATCCTTTAGGTTGCATCCTTTTGTTCCTTTCAATCCACCCCATGTTGCTATAACGGACACTACCATTTCCGGTTACTTCATACCTAAGGGTAGTCATGTGTTGCTTAGTCGACTTGGCCTAGGACGCAATCAAGACGTATGGACAAACCCAATGGAGTTTGATCCGGAACGTCATTTAACTGGGGACTATGGAAACCAAGTTGTGAATCTTTCGGATAATTCACTGAGGATTCTTTCATTTAGTACTGGTAAACGTGGTTGTCCTGGAGTCGTGTTGGGTTCGACCATCACTATAATGTTGCTAGCTAGATTGCTTCAAGGGTTCACATGGGCGGTTCCTAATAATAGTTCAGGGATGATTGAGCTTGTGGAAAGTCATGATGACCTTTCCTTAAAAGTGCCACTCGTAGCCATTGCTAAGCCACGACTATTTACAGATATGTATACAGTTTGA